Proteins from a single region of Cydia strobilella chromosome 2, ilCydStro3.1, whole genome shotgun sequence:
- the LOC134751377 gene encoding prefoldin subunit 6, with protein sequence MTEEIQKKLQKEVEMITSVQKEYHKAVSQKQQLDSQLNENKAVKEELLLLKKDAEVYKLIGPVLVKQDLEEAKQNVAKRMEFITKEIKRTDGHISALENKQEALQENVNKLRNDMGKLKVKA encoded by the coding sequence ATGACTGAGGAAATACAAAAGAAACTTCAGAAGGAGGTCGAGATGATCACCAGCGTCCAAAAAGAATATCATAAGGCGGTCTCCCAGAAACAACAATTAGACAGTCagttaaatgaaaataaagcaGTCAAGGAAGAACTGTTGCTGCTTAAGAAGGATGCTGAAGTCTACAAGTTAATCGGGCCGGTGTTAGTCAAGCAGGATTTGGAAGAAGCGAAACAGAATGTCGCAAAACGAATGGAATTTATCACAAAGGAGATCAAGAGAACTGACGGTCACATTTCAGCACTGGAGAACAAGCAGGAAGCACTCCaggaaaatgtaaataaattgagAAACGATATGGGGAAACTCAAAGTCAAAGCTTGA
- the LOC134750239 gene encoding testin, whose product MSESCVETPEAPAWLSKLESQREKLSKARLGHDSGAGAPCNSCGPSCPGLDLHFWRKVCRACHCSKDVHDVQDDDLSGWAQFELLGTAKPKKASMPLIKIRGVTDKPVKLDWVPPNASTELVSEYMSCLGSLAPVSGSDAARRRRAQLRTQLPPHDVAPAIRNHATDQEKSEHTEYITRIKENVVGMGNVVRVGPLQSGEIYSVENSKSHSGTKSYALPLKISNVSRGVKYNIVPKNASDKKLVLDSQGNVVSSAANLPDYKNSPILSHVVKDKLNVMRIESDRIKSAIEHGPVYDKLLKSLNDLNIPVTNDVYLQPIKLFREEYNKNPQFKEETNEFAKALGAHAMPDLWPTSNNNVLGTAKMLDSRLQKGTIFAPNGEIWSWKHEPTTPEHSGTICSTKINPQYSTTTKPPNQVEPQQTAPLRDYLRSQSEEDLPPPPRPNYSTYPGAAPPPADWNNPPAPDNMSYQVSPQDSLYGEQIDPIIDQLSEMTLNPAEMEFNRKLYNEGVPCQRCQKSMFAGEVAVKAERAGQEAIWHPQCFTCSKCGELLADLVYFFYKDEIYCARDLANVLEIPRCAGCDELIFTRPYTAAEGRAFHVQHFCCYHCDAPLGGKKYVPDDKTGLPICLSCYDQFYAERCRACGGVIGPEQQGVSWSNMHWHADCFICSGRMCGKSLLSGRFVVKQEMPFCSVPCVQSRVK is encoded by the exons ATGAGTGAGTCATGTGTAGAAACTCCTGAAGCGCCGGCTTGGTTATCGAAACTTGAGAGCCAACGTGAGAAGCTGAGCAAAGCCCGGCTCGGGCATGACAGCGGCGCCGGTGCTCCTTGTAATTCTTGTG GTCCATCATGCCCTGGGCTAGACCTGCACTTCTGGCGCAAGGTGTGTCGCGCGTGCCACTGCAGTAAAGACGTGCACGACGTCCAGGACGATGACCTCTCCGGCTGGGCGCAGTTTGAGCTGCTTGGGACGGCCAAGCCCAAGAAAGCTTCCA TGCCCCTTATAAAGATTCGTGGAGTGACAGACAAACCTGTTAAACTTGACTGGGTGCCTCCAAATGCTTCTACTGAGTTG GTGTCGGAGTACATGTCGTGCCTGGGCTCCCTGGCGCCGGTGTCCGGGTCGGACGCGgctcgccggcgccgcgcgcagCTCCGCACGCAGCTGCCGCCCCACGACGTGGCGCCCGCCATCCGCAACCACGCCACCGACCAGGAGAAGTCCGAGCACACG GAATACATTACGCGCATCAAAGAGAATGTCGTCGGTATGGGTAACGTGGTCAGAGTGGGCCCTCTTCAAAGCGGCGAAATTTACTCGGTCGAGAACAGCAAGTCTCACTCTGGTACCAAGTCCTACGCTCTGCCTTTGAAGATATCCAACGTTTCCAGGGGCGTAAAGTACAACATTGTCCCGAAGAATGCTTCAGACAAGAAACTGGTTCTTGACTCACAAGGAAATGTTGTCAGCAGCGCTGCCAACTTGCCGGACTACAAAAATAGCCCAATTCTCAGTCACGTCGTTAAAGACAAGCTCAACGTGATGCGTATCGAGTCTGACAGAATCAAAAGTGCTATCGAGCACGGTCCTGTCTACGACAAACTACTTAAAAGCCTGAATGACTTAAACATTCCTGTCACAAATGATGTCTACTTACAGCCTATCAAACTCTTCCGTGAAGAGTACAACAAGAATCCTCAATTTAAGGAGGAGACCAATGAGTTCGCCAAGGCTCTCGGCGCTCACGCCATGCCGGACCTTTGGCCGACCAGTAATAATAATGTTCTGGGCACCGCCAAGATGCTGGACAGCAGGCTCCAAAAAGGAACTATTTTCGCTCCCAATGGTGAAATTTGGAGCTGGAAGCACGAACCCACCACTCCCGAGCACAGTGGTACAATTTGCTCTACAAAGATCAATCCCCAGTATTCTACAACTACTAAACCGCCTAATCAGGTGGAGCCTCAGCAGACGGCTCCTTTGAGGGACTATCTTAGGAGCCAGTCGGAAGAAGACTTGCCGCCGCCTCCGCGGCCCAACTACAGCACCTACCCGGgagccgcgccgccgcccgcagACTGGAACAACCCTCCCGCTCCCGACAACATGAGCTATCAAGTCTCACCACAAGACAGCTTATATGGCGAGCAAATAGATCCAATCATTGACCAGCTCTCTGAGATGACTCTAAACCCTGCCGAAATGGAATTCAACAGGAAACTCTACAACGAGGGGGTGCCGTGTCAACGCTGCCAGAAGTCTATGTTCGCCGGTGAAGTCGCCGTGAAGGCGGAAAGAGCGGGACAAGAGGCTATCTGGCATCCCCAATGCTTCACTTGTAGTAAATGTGGCGAGCTGCTGGCGGATCTCGTGTACTTCTTCTACAAAGACGAAATTTACTGCGCCAGGGATTTGGCTAACGTGCTAGAGATTCCCCGCTGCGCCGGCTGCGACGAGCTGATATTCACGCGGCCGTACACCGCGGCAGAGGGCCGCGCGTTCCATGTGCAACATTTCTGTTGCTACCACTGCGACGCGCCGCTCGGCGGGAAGAAGTATGTGCCCGATGACAAGACAGGTTTACCCATATGCTTGTCGTGCTATGATCAGTTCTATGCGGAGCGCTGCCGTGCATGCGGCGGCGTTATTGGGCCCGAGCAGCAGGGGGTGTCGTGGAGTAACATGCACTGGCACGCCGACTGCTTCATATGTTCGGGAAGAATGTGCGGAAAGAGCCTCTTGAGCGGGCGGTTTGTCGTCAAACAGGAGATGCCGTTCTGCAGCGTTCCTTGTGTTCAGAGTAGGGTTAAATAG
- the LOC134749399 gene encoding uncharacterized protein LOC134749399 produces MTEYEKILKEQLEANIIEVVDPTIPGDHPVHYLPFHMVQQKGKKGRLVYDASAKLKNEKSLNECLYRGPNMLEDLTGLILKFRIGKIAITADVEKAFLQVGLQEEDRDVTRFLWVKDLNKELTEDNIMQYRFCRVPFGVISSPFLLAATIRYHISRTNKSLLPVIADKCYVDNLVTSVQSREEALNLYAQTTNSFKELGMNIRDWMSNDKDFVDKIPKQKRAKQESEMKILGLVWNLENDTLRLKMNNETFESEITDRGITKKGVLRVLARLYDPCGFVSPLMLPGKLLFQEICTRKFKWDEILPEDLSTSWRSIIENLKVVKNVELPRHVASGSKSECTKYELHCFTDASMNAYAAVVYLRVITEKQVSTSFLMSKCRVTPAEDKSDLKIPRLELLGYLIGSRLLRYVKSHIDLNICKIYLWTDSQVVIAWIKSSRLLPPFVSRRVNEIKQIKDSLGAELRYVNSKENPADIATRPELWHHKQDLWLHGPDFLLKEQSDWPKEQRKEEMCLAGRALDTVDGPEMTIKGYEDQDNDLNLSEMEAIPAATTLHESLDSMQNPSDEEKCEETVTEIKKLQEKFFSEEVSGKVTSLSRNLGIFVDEDGILRCKGRFANANLSYDKRYPILIPKKSPFTTQIILKTHRDNYHVGVPHTLSILREKYWIPHGRAQVQKALKRCSQCEKYSGGPYKLPPPPALPSERVNYSSPFTFTGLDYLGPVLVETNTGREKRWICLMTCLAVRAVHLELVKALTAEECLLAIRRFVAARGSPKVLISDNALQFKLTSEVLIHSYCQEKHIKWKFITQLAPWQGGFYERLVALVKHCLKRTLDKHLLTDGQMHTVVKEIEAVLNTRPLTVVGSDPEGVLRPADFLSLGQCLEINPELGEGTSQGTNTKVDLVEGWKRGQRILNEYKEMFTNQYLPSLRERFSHSHKQQRVISKKSPEVGDIVQIKNDSKNRINWKVGRISSLIRSRDGECRAAKVVVGNTEFTRSIAHLYPLESETYGPIDYAQLPLQENEMAETPNEHMEMVETMEPIRVSETIVSPEPEMEIDELTIPTESATEKEVSVLDSESSPTQTEQAPAADTYEAEVREPRVMEERPEEATRVRRNAAIWARERIAEWTRQLMTLLM; encoded by the coding sequence CTTCAGCTAAGCTTAAAAACGAGAAAAGCTTGAATGAGTGCTTATACAGAGGTCCGAACATGCTGGAAGACCTTACAGGATTGATACTGAAATTTAGAATTGGGAAAATTGCTATCACTGCCGATGTTGAAAAGGCTTTTCTTCAAGTTGGTCTACAAGAAGAGGACAGGGATGTAACCAGGTTTCTCTGGGTCAAAGATTTGAATAAGGAACTGACTGAAGACAATATCATGCAATATAGGTTCTGCAGAGTGCCTTTTGGAGTAATATCAAGCCCTTTCCTCTTAGCGGCAACAATTCGATATCACATTTCAAGGACTAACAAAAGTCTTCTTCCAGTGATAGCAGATAAATGTTATGTAGACAATTTAGTGACGTCAGTTCAATCAAGAGAAGAGGCTCTCAATTTGTATGCTCAAACAACAAACTCATTTAAAGAATTAGGAATGAACATACGAGACTGGATGTCTAATGACAAAGATTTTGTAGACAAAATTCCCAAGCAAAAGAGAGCTAAACAGGAAAGTGAAATGAAGATCCTCGGTTTGGTATGGAATTTGGAAAATGACACTCTACGGCTCAAAATGAATAACGAAACCTTTGAGAGCGAGATCACAGACAGAGGCATTACAAAGAAAGGAGTCTTGAGAGTGCTGGCCCGTCTGTATGATCCATGCGGCTTTGTATCACCGCTCATGCTACCAGGAAAACTCTTGTTCCAGGAGATTTGCACTAGAAAGTTTAAATGGGATGAGATTCTGCCTGAAGACTTGTCGACATCATGGAGGAGCATAATTGAGAATTTAAAAGTTGTTAAGAATGTAGAACTGCCAAGACATGTCGCAAGTGGATCAAAGTCAGAATGCACGAAGTATGAACTACATTGCTTCACTGACGCATCTATGAATGCATATGCAGCAGTCGTTTATCTGCGAGTCATAACTGAAAAGCAAGTATCAACTTCTTTTCTCATGTCAAAATGTAGAGTAACACCAGCAGAAGACAAGAGTGATCTCAAAATTCCTAGACTTGAATTGCTAGGGTATCTGATAGGAAGTAGACTTCTGAGGTATGTTAAAAGCCACATAGACCTAAATATATGCAAGATATATTTGTGGACGGATAGTCAAGTTGTCATAGCTTGGATCAAATCAAGTAGACTACTTCCACCATTTGTATCGAGACGAGTCAATGAGATCAAGCAAATTAAGGACAGCTTAGGTGCAGAGTTGCGCTATGTCAACTCAAAAGAAAACCCTGCAGACATAGCTACCAGACCAGAATTGTGGCATCATAAACAGGATCTATGGCTCCATGGTCCAGATTTTCTTCTAAAAGAGCAAAGTGATTGGCCTAAGGAGCAGAGGAAAGAAGAAATGTGCTTGGCCGGGAGGGCTCTGGACACGGTGGATGGTCCAGAGATGACAATTAAAGGCTATGAAGACCAAGATAATGATCTTAACCTTTCTGAAATGGAGGCTATTCCTGCAGCCACTACACTTCATGAAAGTTTGGATTCTATGCAAAACCCCTCAGATGAAGAAAAGTGTGAAGAGACAGTGACTGAGATAAAGAAGTTGCAAGAAAAATTCTTTTCAGAAGAAGTTTCAGGAAAGGTGACTAGTTTGTCACGGAACTTAGGTATCTTTGTAGACGAAGATGGGATCTTAAGATGTAAAGGAAGATTCGCAAATGCTAATTTATCCTATGATAAGAGATATCCCATTCTGATTCCTAAGAAATCACCCTTCACAACCCAGATAATACTTAAGACGCATAGAGACAACTACCATGTTGGGGTCCCACACACGCTAAGTATATTACGCGAAAAGTATTGGATCCCTCATGGGCGAGCCCAAGTACAGAAAGCTCTGAAGAGATGTTCGCAGTGTGAGAAGTATTCTGGAGGTCCTTACAAACTGCCACCACCACCTGCACTACCCAGTGAAAGGGTTAATTATAGCTCTCCATTTACCTTTACTGGATTAGACTACCTGGGTCCAGTATTAGTGGAAACAAATACTGGCAGAGAAAAACGATGGATTTGTCTTATGACATGTCTAGCAGTTCGTGCTGTACATTTGGAGTTGGTCAAGGCTTTGACGGCTGAGGAGTGCTTGCTAGCGATACGCCGGTTCGTGGCGGCTAGAGGATCACCTAAAGTATTGATATCTGACAATGCACTACAGTTCAAGCTAACAAGTGAAGTACTAATCCATTCATACTGCCAGGAGAAACACATCAAGTGGAAATTCATCACGCAGCTTGCACCCTGGCAAGGCGGCTTTTACGAAAGATTAGTTGCACTGGTAAAGCATTGTTTAAAGCGCACACTTGATAAGCATTTATTAACAGACGGTCAAATGCATACAGTAGTAAAGGAGATTGAGGCTGTATTGAACACAAGACCTTTGACGGTAGTGGGTTCTGACCCAGAGGGAGTGCTACGACCAGCTGATTTTCTGTCTCTAGGTCAGTGTCTAGAAATAAACCCAGAACTTGGTGAGGGCACCTCACAAGGCACCAATACTAAAGTCGACTTGGTTGAAGGCTGGAAGAGAGGTCAGAGGATTCTTAACGAGTATAAAGAGATGTTCACCAATCAGTACCTACCGAGTCTGCGGGAAAGATTCAGCCATTCTCATAAACAACAGCGAGTGATTTCAAAGAAGTCGCCTGAAGTCGGTGACATTGTACAAATTAAGAACGATTCCAAAAATAGAATCAATTGGAAGGTTGGTAGAATCTCAAGTTTAATCCGAAGCCGTGATGGTGAATGCCGAGCAGCCAAAGTGGTAGTTGGGAATACAGAGTTTACGAGATCCATAGCCCATCTGTATCCGTTAGAGTCTGAGACATACGGCCCAATAGATTATGCACAACTACCATTACAAGAAAACGAGATGGCAGAGACACCAAATGAGCACATGGAGATGGTTGAAACTATGGAACCCATAAGAGTATCAGAAACGATAGTGTCACCCGAGCCCGAGATGGAAATTGATGAGCTAACAATCCCTACTGAATCGGCAACCGAGAAAGAAGTTTCTGTGTTAGATTCTGAAAGTAGTCCTACGCAAACTGAGCAAGCTCCCGCTGCTGATACATACGAGGCAGAAGTGAGAGAGCCAAGAGTTATGGAAGAACGGCCAGAGGAGGCGACAAGAGTAAGGCGGAACGCTGCCATTTGGGCTAGAGAACGAATAGCCGAATGGACGCGTCAGCTAATGACGctacttatgtaa